CGCATGGCGATGCGGCGCTGTTCGACGCGCTGCTGGAGGCGGCGAAGAAGGAGCAGGACCGCAGCGAGCGGACCCGGCTGCTGGCGTCCCTGTCGTACTTCCGGAACCCGGACCTGCTGTGGCGGGCGCTGGGGGTCGTGGTCTCGCCGGACTTCGACGTGCGGGACTCGCAGGGCATCCTGGGGATGGCGTTGATGATGCCGGAGTCGCAGTCACTGGCCTGGAACTTCTACCAGACGCACTTCGATGCACTGACCCAGCGGCTGCGCTCGGATGAGCTGGGCAGGCTGATTGGACAGACGGGGAACCTCTGCAACGACATCGACCTGGCGCAGGTGGAGACGTTCCTCAGGCCTCGCGTGGACAAGATCGAAGGCGGCCCGCGCGCGCTCGCCCGGGCCCTGGAGTCCATCCGACTGTGCATCGAGTCCCAGAAGGTCCAGGCCCCGAGCGTCAAGGCGTTCCTCCGCACCCGGTGAGTGCCCCGCGTCCGGCCTGCCCAAGGACGCCTGAACTTCCTGGCGAGAGGCCTTCACCAGGAGGCTCCTGACGACGCGCGTGGCTGGATTCGCGGGAGGCCCGGCTTCAGGCGGGGACGAACGTGCCGTGGAACGTGGGGGGCAGGGCGTGCTCGAAATGGCAGCGCGCCACGGGACCCGCGTCCAGCCGCTCGGCGTCCAGCACGGCCACGTGGGTGGTGTCCGTCTTCGTGTCGAAGACCTGGGTGAGCAGCCAGCCGTCGTCCTCGGTCCGCGAGCCGGGGCGGGGCACGAAGACGGGCTCGGAGGGGTACTGGCCTGTTTCCAGCGCGGCCCGCGTCACGCGGCCGCTGCCCAGGTCCAGACGCACCAGCGCGTCATAGAGGCCGCGCCGGGCCTCCTGGGTGCCGTGCGCGCCCAGGTAGACCGCCTGGTACGGCCGGCACTCCACGCTGGGGGCGACGCGGGGGAACTCGCAGCTCAGGTCCAGCAGGGGCTCGCTGCGGAACGTGCGGGCCTTCAGGTCGATGCGCGCGCGGTGGAGCATGCCGTCGGCGTCGGTGGATGGATTGCCGCGCAGCAGGTCCCCCAGCCACTGGTTGGACGCGAAGTCGGGGTAGCGCACGTAGTCCACCACCAGCGTGTCGCCGTCCTCGTAAGCGTTGGAGAAGTGCCAGTTGAAGAAGGAGTCGGCGGGGATGCGGATGGGGTGCGCCACGTCGTCGATGGGCACCACCACCACCTCCGACGCCGCGCCCGGCCGGAAGGAGACGTTGTCCGCGAACGCGCCGATGCGCAGCAGCATCTTCAAGACGTTGATGCTCATCGCCGGCAGGAAGAAGACGAGGTAGCGGTCCGTGACCGTGAAGTCATGGACCATGGTCGCGCCGGGCAGCGGCACGGACCCCAGGTGCCGCGCCTTGCCGTCGTCCGGCAGGGCATACAGCTCCAGCGTGTTCACCCGGCCGTGGTGCTGGCCGAAGTTGTAGCGCGTCTTTCGCGACGGGACGCGGTGGGGGTGCGCGGAGAAGGACTTCAGCACGGCGCCGTCGAGGTTCGTCTCGCCCAGGGTGGTCAGGTCCTCCGGGGACAGCTCCACGGGGAGGTTCGGCTCGTGCAGCGCGTACAGCCGGCCGTTCCACGGCAAGAGCGCCGTGTTCGCGTTGTTCTTCTGGGGGTTGAGCAGCTTGTTGCGCAGCGGCGTGGGCATGGCGTAGCTGCCATACAGCTGCCGGCCCGCCTTGCGCTCCGTGACCATGGTGCGCGAGTCCACGAGCCGGGCCGCGCCCTGGACGCCGTCCGGCCCGAAGCGCACGCCCATCACGCCGCCGTCACCGTCGAACCAGTGCTGGAGCGGTGCCCCATGCACGTCGAACGTCCACGCGCCCAGGCGGAACAGCGTCCCGCGGAGGCCTTCGGGGAGGTGTCCCTCCACCCGCAGGGGTTGGAAGCCGTGCTGGTGGGAGATGTTGCGGAAGGCCCGATTCCAGGCCGGAGGGGGAAGGGAGGCCGGCAGCGGCGTCGCGGTGGTCATGGCGGGTTCGAGAGGGTGCGCGTGGAGGGAGGTCGCTTGGAATCAGGGCGTGGGCTGGGCGATGACCGCCTGCTGTCCGCGCGCCTCGGCCTCGTCGCGGCGAATCCCCATGAGCGTCCACATTGCGCCGCTGAAGTCGATGCAGCCGAAGAATGTGACGATGGGATTACACAGGCCCAGCACCGTGCAGACGATGAGCACTCCCACGATGAACGTGCGCCCCATCACCGCCCAGACGAAGAACTGGCGCATGTCCAGGATGGCCGCCTGATGAGACATGAACGACATGGACACCAGCAGTGCGCCCGCGAGCCTCATGAAGAACAGGTCCCCGTCCGCGGCCCCGGGTGAGATGCCCATCACCTTGAGGAACAGCCCGGGCACCAGCAGCAGCGTGAAGGCGAGCGGGATGGTGTAGTAGACCCAGATATACATCGAGCGTCCCGCGTGGCTCAGCGTGGACAGCTTGGGGAACACCTTCGGTGCGAAGAGCATCATGCGGACTCCAGGGGCGCGGGCTTGAGGCGGTGCCGGGAGCGTAGTGGAAGTCCCATGTTCCGCGCATCCCGGGACCCGGCATGGCTTCAGGGGACATGGAGGTCGCCTGCCCGCCCACCTCGCGTGCCCCCCTCCGCTGACGGCTGTACGCGCTACGCGCCGGGATCGAACGGCTTCATCAGCGTATCCGCTCGCCACAGTACTGACAGGTGTCCGTCGTCTTCAGGTACTCGCTCTGCCCCCGTTGGTACACGGGGCAGCCCGAGTTCTGGCAGACATAGCGCACCTCGTATTTGTCCTTGTTGCAGTCCCCGCACTTCGTCTCTCCCGTCCAGGACTCGAAGCGGTTGCAGGCCTTGTTGTGGCACGCGAACTTGGGGACGGGGATGACCGGGGCGGGAGGCTTCGGCTGGCCCCATCCCAACGGCGGGCCGCCAGAGCCCATGGCTTGACTCCCGAAGCTCGAGGACTTGCCACCGAAGGACGGGCTGCCGAAGGACGGGCTGCCGAAGGACGGCGCTGACAGTCCTGGCTGACCGCGCCCCAGGTTGGCGAAGGGATCCACCCGCGGCGTCGACGACACGCCGCCCATGTTCCAGGATGGCGGCTGGGAGGGCTGGCCGACCTTCTCCGCCATGAGCTCTTCGAGCGTCTGCGCATGGACCTCCTCCCGGATCTCCGCTCGCACCCGGGTGCGGGCGGCGAAGGCGGACAGCTCCGGGCGCAGGAGGACCAGGTCGTCGGTGTATGACTGAGCCTGGCATGTCGTCACATGCACGACCTCGAACTCCGTGGCCTTGATGGCCTCCGAGAGCAGGGTCGGGTGATTGAACTCCGTGACGAACAGCGGACGCAGGCCGTAGATGGACACGCTCTCCAACGCGGAGATGGAGACCTCCGGGAAGGTCTTGTTGCTGCCGATGACCTTGGGGTAGTCCGCCAGCACGGTCGCGGCGGCCCACAGCTCCGGCGACAGATCATCGATACTTCGAGGGAAGTTCGCCTTCCGGACGGACTCGTAGTTCGCGGTCGAGATCCGCGCCAGGTCCCCTTGCCGGATGGGCGCTACGTCGGGGTACCCCTGAAGGTAGAGGACGACGTACTTGGCCACCTCGTCCGCGAGGGTCGTCTGTGGCGGGCCGTAGAAGATGATGTTCTTGCCCGCGGTGAAGCCCATCTTTTCCTTGTTCTTGAGCACCGCGCCGTGGCCGTAGAACACGCCGTGGAGCTTCCCTTCGATTCTGGGCATGGCCTCTGTGCCTTTCTCGAGTTCGACGAATGGGTCCGCGGCATCGTACCTCGGAGCCACCGTCAGCCTCCCACGGGCTTCTCGCGAGCCCTGCGAGACTGGGGAACTCGGGTCGCTCGCGTCCGTGAGCGGGTTGCCCCTGTGGGGCCGCATGTGCCCCCCGTGTGCCCCTCCAGCCGGGGTTTGCTATCGCCCTGCCCACAGGTTCAAGTCCCGTACCCCTCGCTAAAACGTGACCATGCGTCTCCGAGCCTGCATCGCACTTCTCCTCTTCCTCTCTGCCTGCGCGACTTCAGCGCCGAGACCAAGGGCTCGCGTGACGCGGAACCCGAGGATCGCCAATCTCCAGCGAGCGGCGACGTTGCCGTGGACTGACAGGGGGCGGTGCGTCCGTCCACGAGGCTTCCCAGCCTTGGCCCGTGCTGGTGGAGCGCTGCTATCCGGCTCTCGACCATGACCGGATCGAGTTCCACGACACCACGGGGAGATGCACGGTCGCCTCAGCGGATGCGGCAGCCGTGGGGCTCGGGTTCTGCGTGCTGGCGGCTCCTGAGATTGCCGTGGGAGCAGTGATCGTGCTTGGCGTGGTGGTGATCGCCGTCGCCATTCAA
The genomic region above belongs to Corallococcus caeni and contains:
- a CDS encoding carotenoid oxygenase family protein, with translation MTTATPLPASLPPPAWNRAFRNISHQHGFQPLRVEGHLPEGLRGTLFRLGAWTFDVHGAPLQHWFDGDGGVMGVRFGPDGVQGAARLVDSRTMVTERKAGRQLYGSYAMPTPLRNKLLNPQKNNANTALLPWNGRLYALHEPNLPVELSPEDLTTLGETNLDGAVLKSFSAHPHRVPSRKTRYNFGQHHGRVNTLELYALPDDGKARHLGSVPLPGATMVHDFTVTDRYLVFFLPAMSINVLKMLLRIGAFADNVSFRPGAASEVVVVPIDDVAHPIRIPADSFFNWHFSNAYEDGDTLVVDYVRYPDFASNQWLGDLLRGNPSTDADGMLHRARIDLKARTFRSEPLLDLSCEFPRVAPSVECRPYQAVYLGAHGTQEARRGLYDALVRLDLGSGRVTRAALETGQYPSEPVFVPRPGSRTEDDGWLLTQVFDTKTDTTHVAVLDAERLDAGPVARCHFEHALPPTFHGTFVPA